Proteins encoded together in one Rhipicephalus sanguineus isolate Rsan-2018 chromosome 9, BIME_Rsan_1.4, whole genome shotgun sequence window:
- the LOC125759986 gene encoding LOW QUALITY PROTEIN: uncharacterized protein LOC125759986 (The sequence of the model RefSeq protein was modified relative to this genomic sequence to represent the inferred CDS: inserted 1 base in 1 codon) codes for MQFTNPFLFIVQVSLGLLLTTTGTSLTPDASTQWPRHRCSASGNLIPHLPTLDQRFKGVVHISGTLPEPGCASPTTSRFDPINQGADGTFGSGHGSCIKMQFTNPFLFIVQVSLGLLLTTTGTSLTPDAPTQWPRHRCSASGNLIPHLPTLDQRFKGVVHISGTLPEPGCASPTTSRFDPINQGADGTFGSGHGSCIKMQFTNPFLFIVQVRKDYGKSFRSNNTCLLLLPCPRPLVDVLLFIRFSLRFLLLLGGDVESNPGPGDSVLADQLKAIADDIRKIKAEKSITNQKLNAIDRKLEKLTGLEKQVSACTKRVVELEKNLAAMTXKIDELENRSRRSNIIVYGIQEEPNETTETLLRTTKERVLEGLLGLDITGIERIHRLGKLVKENPTKSRPVILKLLDYRDKVSILKECFKLKGSGFSISEDYSHAVRDVRKKLWNRTKENRDRKEKVMLTYDKVRINGRLFAWDEERNDIVEMKTKDATPLTEPRVTRSKK; via the exons ATGCAGTTCACCAACCCTTTCTTGTTCATCGTCCAGGTATCGCTTGGGCTGCTGCTGACTACGACGGGAACATCGCTAACCCCTGATGCGTCGACGCAATGGCCCCGACATCGCTGCAGTGCCAGCGGAAATCTGATACCACATCTGCCGACACTTGACCAGCGGTTCAAGGGCGTTGTCCACATCTCCGGCACTCTTCCGGAGCCAGGATGCGCATCGCCAACAACATCGAGATTCGACCCTATAAATCAAGGCGCCGACGGAACATTCGGCAGTGGGCACGGCAGCTGCATCAAGATGCAGTTCACCAACCCTTTCTTGTTCATCGTCCAGGTATCGCTTGGGCTGCTGCTGACTACGACGGGAACATCGCTAACCCCTGATGCGCCGACGCAATGGCCCCGACATCGCTGCAGTGCCAGCGGAAATCTGATACCACATCTGCCGACACTTGACCAGCGGTTCAAGGGCGTTGTCCACATCTCCGGCACTCTTCCGGAGCCAGGATGCGCATCGCCAACAACATCGAGATTCGACCCTATAAATCAAGGCGCCGACGGAACATTCGGCAGTGGGCACGGCAGCTGCATCAAGATGCAGTTCACCAACCCTTTCTTGTTCATCGTCCAGGTGAGGAAAGACTACGGCAAATCATTCCGTAGTAACAATACCTGCCTGCTATTGCTGCCGTGCCCACGGCCCCTTGTAGATGTGCTCTTATTCATTCGTTTCTCGTTGAGATTTCTTCTGTTACTGGGGGGCGATGTTGAATCAAACCCCGGCCCCGGAGACTCCGTACTTGCCGATCAACTAAAGGCTATAGCGGACGATATCCGAAAAATCAAAGCAGAAAAATCTATCACAAATCAGAAATTAAATGCAATTGACAGGAAACTTGAGAAACTAACAGGTCTTGAAAAACAAGTCTCCGCTTGCACAAAAAGAGTAGTTGAGCTCGAGAAAAACCTGGCAGCCATGA AAAAAATTGACGAACTGGAAAATAGAAGTCGTCGTTCCAACATCATTGTGTACGGAATCCAAGAAGAACCGAATGAAACAACTGAAACGTTGCTTCGAACTACCAAAGAACGCGTCCTCGAAGGCTTGCTGGGCCTTGACATTACAGGAATTGAGAGGATTCACCGACTTGGAAAACTAGTCAAAGAGAATCCCACAAAAAGCAGACCCGTAATCCTAAAACTTCTTGATTACCGGGATAAGGTCAGCATCCTGAAAGAATGCTTCAAATTAAAAGGTTCTGGCTTTTCTATCAGCGAAGATTATTCCCATGCTGTACGTGACGTCAGGAAAAAGCTCTGGAATCGAACAAAAGAAAATCGCGATCGTAAAGAGAAAGTAATGCTAACATACGATAAGGTGCGTATAAATGGGCGACTGTTTGCATGGGACGAAGAGCGAAATGATATtgttgaaatgaaaacaaaagacgCAACACCTTTAACCGAACCCCGAGTCACCagaagcaaaaaataa